The genome window GCCCTCCACGTCCACCCGCACCAGGAAGTGCCGCCCGGCGTGCTCGGCGGCGCAGGTGGCGGCCGAACGACCGCGACGGAAACCGTGGGCGGCCTCGTGCACCGGCATCGCCTCGACGACGTGGCGGGTGATGCGGCGCTGCAGTTCGGCCAGGCGCGCTTTCGGCTGTTCGACCAGGCGGATTCCACCGCTGCGGGTGTGCATCCAGCGGCAACGGTAGTGGCGCAGCGGCGGGTGCGAGTGGCGCAGCCATCCGCCGCGGTCGGCGAACCACATCAGCTCGCCGACGTCGAGGTCGAGGCCGTGGGCGAGCTGTTCGGCGGTGTGCCAGCGGGCGACCGGCCACCGCCACCCCGGGGAGAGTTCGACCTCCAACGCGGGACTCGGCGTCTTCGGCAGCGCGGCGGTCAGTTCCGGCACCGCCAGGAGGAGCGCCAGAAGCTCCTCTGCCGACTCCGGCGGTTCGGGCACGTGGGCGAGCAGCGTCCACGCGAAGGCGTCCGATGCCCCGTCGTCGCGGCGGAAGTGCCGCAGGAGCGCCGCGGCGAGCTGCGGCTGCGACCAGGCGTCGGCGTCGACGGCGGTCTCGGCGAGCGCACGCAGCGCCACGTCCTGCCAGATCACCACTTCTCCATCGCCGTCCGGAGTGCGGTGGCGCGGCGGCGACCCGATCTGCGTTCCCCGGCGCGCGGACAGACGCGGCAGCGTCTCCCAGTGGCGCGTCGGACGCCGTGCTCGACTGTGGTGGTACTCCCCGAGGTTGCCTCGGAGCGATGCCCGCCCGGCACCGGACGCCTCGGCGTCCGGCAGCGGACCCGCACCCGCTCGCCGCCCGCACCACCGCACTGGCCCGACAGGCTACCTGCCTGCGCAAGACCGCGGTGGCACAACGGCGGACATCGAGTTCCCGGCCGCCCCGCCGGCACACGAACGGCCGGTCTTCTCCGCTGTGCGCGGGAGGACCGGCCGTTGCGGGGTTTGCTCAGGCGGTCAGCACGCCTTGACCCACGAGCACTCCAGCGCGGACTCGTCGACGCGGGTGGCCGGATCGTCGGCGGGCAGCGGCGCGCGCCGCACTCGCGGCGTTGACGGCGCATCGGCCGCGCCGTCGTACTCGGCGAGCCGGACGGCGATGGCGTCCTCCAGGTCCCTCGGTGAGGACGACACGAAGTCGTTGAACACCACCGAGAACACCAGCGGCTGGCCGTTGGCGGCCGTGACGTAACCGGAGAGCGAGGTGACCCCGGTCAGCGAACCGGTCTTGGCGTGGACGTTGTCCTGCGCCGGAGTTCCGGCCATCCGCGAACGCAACGTGCCGCCGACCATCCGATCGGCGTTGCCCGCGACCGGCAGGGAGTCGTACCAGACCTGGAACCACGGGCGCTGCCGCGCGTTGTCGAGCAGCAGGCTGAGCTGCCGGGGCGTCACCGCGTCCATCGTGGACAGACCGGAGCCGTCGACCATGCGCATCATCTTGGAGTCCAGGCCCAGGCCGTTGAGCTTCTCGTTGAGCACCTCGATGCCGGCGCCCCACGTGCCGGTGCCGGTGGCCTGCCTGCCCATCGCCTTGACCAGCACCTCGGCGTGGCCGTTGTTGCTGAGCTTCATGAACGGCACGAGCAGCTCCCGCAACGGCATCGAGTCGCGACCGGCCAGCGACCGCGCACCCTCCGGCGTCCTGCCCGGTGCGACCCCGCCCACCTTCACGCCGTGGGCCGCGAGCGCGCGGGCGAAGACGTCACCGGCGTAGGCGGCGGGATCGGGCACGGTGCTGAAATCCTCGACGACAGGGCCGCCCGCCGGCACCGACCCGCTGACCACGACCCGGTTTCCGCCGTGCTCGCGCTCGACCGCCAGCGCAGGCGCGCTGCCCGGCGCCGAGGTCGTGGTCCGGTTGTCGATCTCCAGGACGCCCGTAGCCGGTTCCAGGGCGACTTTCGCCGGCTCGCCCTCGGCACCCGGCGTCGCGCGCACCAGGGCGGTTCCCGCGTCGAAGTCGGTGTTCGGCGCGACAGTGAGCGCCGAGATCGGCGCCGCGTAGTAGTAGGGCTCGTCGTCCCAGGCCCAGCCCGAACCCAGTGGCACGTCATCGAACGCGCCGGCATCGGTGCGCAGCTTCCCCTTCACCTCGCGCACACCGCTTTCGGCGACCTGCGCGGCGAGCCGGTCGTAGTCGGCGGCCAGCATCGTCGGATCGCCCGTACCGCGCAGGAAGAGGTCGCCGTGCAGGACCGGGCCCCGCTGCCGGCCATCGGCGAGGACGTCGGTGCGGAACCGGTAGTCCGGGCCCAGCGCCTCCAACGCGGCCGCCGAGGTGAGCAGCTTCGCGTTCGAGGCGGGCGTGGCGCGCGCGTCGGCCTGGCTGCTGTAGAGCACCTCGTCGGTCTCGGGATCGCGGACCACGACCCCGGCGTGCGAACCGTCGAGCCTCGGATCGGCGAGGATCTTGTCGAGGTCGACGCGCAACGCGTCGGGCCCCGCGGGAGCGGCGGTGGTCGGAGCGGCCACCGCGATCGAAACACCAAGCACCGAAACCAGACCTGTGGAAACACCCCAACGACGACGCATTCGGCAACCCCTCGGCAGGACATGACCGGTCACCGCCGGACACGGGTCGGCGACCGCGAGCGATGAGGCAGCCTAGAGCCGGTCTTCAGCGGCGGTCAACGCGTTCGGCGCTGCGCACGGCTCCGCGTGATCCGCGCACCGGGTCCATTCTGCGCGGCGACCCGGCTCCCGACCACGCCGGAACACCCGAACGGGAAGTCGCGGCAGGATTCCATTCCTGTGCCGTGACGTTGCGGATGGGTGTCTCTTCGGCGGGATCGTCGGAGTGTGCTGGGAAGATCTCCGCCGTTCCGGCCTTTTCCCGGTGCGGTTTCCATAGTCTGTCGGTCGTGACGCGATCGCGCGCGGTAGTGATCCTGGTGGTGCTCGTGCCGGCCGGTGCGGCTGCCTGCGGCAGCCCGGTTCTCGACGGCCAGAGCAGGATCGAAGCGACGCTGCGCGGAGCACTCGTGGGCCACCCGGCAGCCCGAGCCCTCCGCGGGCGACCAGAGTCAGGCCCTCGCGATGCCCACAGGCACGATCGTGGTGACGCGGACCGGGACGGTCGTGGCGCTCATCAGGACCTACCGCCAGGAGGGCTACTGGAACACGGGCGGCGACGACGGCACGGTCAGCGACGACGACCCGCGCAGGGACCCCATCCGGATGTGGCTCCAGGTGCAGTCCCGGAAGATCCAGGACGCCCTCGCCCAGTCCTGACCGCCGGGCCGACCGGCCCAGTTCCGACCAGCCCGGTGGCCGCCCGCGCGAAAGCCGCGGCCTTCCCGCGGGTTTCGCGGAAAGGCCGTCGCGACAGGTGAATTGCGTCAGGAGAAGGCGATCGAGGTGGCCATCGCCAGCAGCGCGCCCCCGCAGCAGCGCTCGAACACCTTGCGGCGGCCCGGGTCGGCCAGCAGCGCCGACAGCCGGCGAACCGACGGGACCACCAGCAGCCACCACAGGCCGAACGCACCGACGGCGACCACGCTGAGCACGGCGGCCTGCGACATCGGGTCGCCCGCCGGGTCCATCGCCTGCGGCAGCAGCGTCAGGAAGGTCAGCATCACCTTCGGGTTCAGCACGTCGATCAGCAGGCCGCGCAGGAACACCGACCGCCCGGAACGGGACACGTCGGTGGTCGCCTGCGGCTGCGCCGCACCGGACCCGCGCAGGATCTGGATCCCCATGTACCCCAGGTAGACCACGCCGATCGCCTTGACCACCACCAGCGCCGCCGGGACCGTCATCAGAAGCGCCGACAGCCCCAGCGTGGCGGCGGTGGCGTGCACCAGCAGCCCGCAGGTGACGCCCGCCGCGGCCAGCCACCCCTTCCGCGCACCGGTCGCCGCGCTGCTGGTCACCATCACGAAATCAGGTCCCGGAACCAGGACGATCACCACCAGGGCGAGCAGGTACGGCCCCCACGCGATGTGCACGACTCCTCCTTCTCCTCACGCACGCGTCTGAAAAGCAGGCCGATCCTGCGTGGTACGTTCGTCGTTGCGCCACCTCCGCCGTAGGATGTTCGGTTATGCGGGAATCCGTAGAACTCGATTCGGTCGACTGGCAGATCCTCGAGGAGTTGCAGAACGACGCGACCCTGCCCAACCGCACGCTCGCCGAGCGGGTCGGGCTGGCCGCGTCGAGTTGCCTGCAACGGGTGCGCCGACTGCGGGAACAGGGCGTGATCAGGGGGTCGCACATCGACGTCGACCCGGCGGCCACCGGGCTGGCTCTGGAGGCGATCGTGTCGATCAACGTCCGGCCGCACACCCGCGAGGTCGTCGACCAGTTCCGCAAGTTCGTGCTGGCGCAGCCCGAGACGCGGTCGCTGCTGCACGTCAGCGGGCAGGCCGACTTCCTGCTGCACGTCGCGGTGGCCGACACCGCGCACCTGCAGGGCTTCCTGGTCGACAAGCTGGCGTCGCGCCCGGAGGTCCGGCACTTCACCAGCTCGATCGTGCTGGAGCAGGTGCACACCCGGGCGCTGACGGCGCCCGCGCACCTGCGGCCGAAGCGGCGGCGCAAATAAACGCACGAAGGCCCCCACCCGGTCGGGCCGGGTGGAGGTCCGTCGTGCCGGGGGTCAGCCCGGCGGGAAGAGCTGTCCGGCCGGGATGATCCGCTGCGAGGTGTTCGGGCTCGACCACAGCAGCTTCATCGCCGCCTCACCACCTCGTTCGGTCTGCTCCAGCCGGATGGCGTGGCGTCTGCCCGCCTCCAACCGCACCTTCGCCGAGTCCACCGCACCTTCGTGCGGGGTGGTGCCGTCGATGACGAGCCGGTCGTCGATCCACAGCCGGACGGTGTCGTCGGAAACCGTCGTGATCTCGTAGTCCTCGCTGAAGCGCGGCTCCACCGTCCCGGTCCAGCGCGCCGAGAAGCCCTCGGACGGGACTGCCGCATCCGGCGAGCCGGAGTACTTCCAGTTGTAGTCGACCCCGGGATCGGTCCTGGTCACGACCGGCTCTCCGGCGAAGTCCGGGTTGTCCCAGAACCGCGCGGTCAGCCCGGTGCCGCGCGGCTCCGGCGTCGGCTGCCGCGGACGGATGTCGAGCTCCACCACGGTCGCGGCGTCACCGACCGGGTCGCCGGACGGCGTGATCCGCACGGTGTCGCCGTCGCGCACCGCGTCGACGCGCTGGTCGCTGCCGAGCACGCGCGCACCGGTAACCTCGAACGGCGCGGTCGCCTTGAGCTCCAGCGAGTTCCCGGCCCCCGGCCACTGGAACACCGACGCGTGCAGCTCGTCCCCGGTGCGGCTGACCGCTCCCCACGCGGGTTCGGCCACCACGCCCGGCACGCCCGCTCCGCGCACCGCGGAACCGTTGGTGCGCAACCACTCCCCGACCTGGCGCAGCCGGTCGACCGACTCCGGCGGCACCCGTCCCGCGCTGTCCGGACCGACGTTGAGCAGGTAGTTGCCGCCGCGCCCCGCGATGGCGGCGAGGTTGCGGGTCAGGTCCGCGGGCGACTTCCAGTTCTGGTCGTAGCGCGCGAAACCCCAGTGGTCGTTGAGCGTCATGCACGACTCCCAGAGCTGCCCGCGCACCTCCTCGGCCGGGATCTCCTGCTCCGGCGTACCGGTGTCGCCGTCGGTCACCCGCCGCTTGCCGACCCGGTTGTTGATGACGATGTCGGGATCGAGGCCACGGACGAACGCCTCGAGCTCCTCGCCGTCGCGCGCGGTCCACGGGTTGAACGGGTTGTCGGTGTCCCACTCGCCGTCGAACCACAGCACGGCCGGGTGGTAGTTCTCCACCAGCTCCCGGAGCTGGGCGAACATCCGCTGCTTGTAGCGGGGGAAGGTCGCCGGGTCGTGCGCGTCGGGGTCGTGCCAGTCCCAGATCGAGTAGTAGAAGCCGAGCTTGACGCCCTCCCGCTCGGTGGCATCCTCGAGCTCGGCCAGGATGTCGCGCTCGGGGTCGAAGGCGGAGTGGTCGCGCAGGTTGTAGTCGTTGACCTCGGTCGGCCACATCGCATAGCCCTCGTGGTGCTTGGCTGTCATCACCACGTACTGCTGGCCGGCCGC of Saccharopolyspora erythraea contains these proteins:
- the dacB gene encoding D-alanyl-D-alanine carboxypeptidase/D-alanyl-D-alanine endopeptidase; translation: MLGVSIAVAAPTTAAPAGPDALRVDLDKILADPRLDGSHAGVVVRDPETDEVLYSSQADARATPASNAKLLTSAAALEALGPDYRFRTDVLADGRQRGPVLHGDLFLRGTGDPTMLAADYDRLAAQVAESGVREVKGKLRTDAGAFDDVPLGSGWAWDDEPYYYAAPISALTVAPNTDFDAGTALVRATPGAEGEPAKVALEPATGVLEIDNRTTTSAPGSAPALAVEREHGGNRVVVSGSVPAGGPVVEDFSTVPDPAAYAGDVFARALAAHGVKVGGVAPGRTPEGARSLAGRDSMPLRELLVPFMKLSNNGHAEVLVKAMGRQATGTGTWGAGIEVLNEKLNGLGLDSKMMRMVDGSGLSTMDAVTPRQLSLLLDNARQRPWFQVWYDSLPVAGNADRMVGGTLRSRMAGTPAQDNVHAKTGSLTGVTSLSGYVTAANGQPLVFSVVFNDFVSSSPRDLEDAIAVRLAEYDGAADAPSTPRVRRAPLPADDPATRVDESALECSWVKAC
- a CDS encoding LysE family translocator, with amino-acid sequence MHIAWGPYLLALVVIVLVPGPDFVMVTSSAATGARKGWLAAAGVTCGLLVHATAATLGLSALLMTVPAALVVVKAIGVVYLGYMGIQILRGSGAAQPQATTDVSRSGRSVFLRGLLIDVLNPKVMLTFLTLLPQAMDPAGDPMSQAAVLSVVAVGAFGLWWLLVVPSVRRLSALLADPGRRKVFERCCGGALLAMATSIAFS
- a CDS encoding Lrp/AsnC family transcriptional regulator is translated as MRESVELDSVDWQILEELQNDATLPNRTLAERVGLAASSCLQRVRRLREQGVIRGSHIDVDPAATGLALEAIVSINVRPHTREVVDQFRKFVLAQPETRSLLHVSGQADFLLHVAVADTAHLQGFLVDKLASRPEVRHFTSSIVLEQVHTRALTAPAHLRPKRRRK
- a CDS encoding alpha-L-fucosidase, with amino-acid sequence MAIAARRLWRLLLAVGGTVALTAGVPAQAETAPPGPGTNFAVDDVFTSARTQWWRDARFGMFIHHGAYSQLEGEYTRPDGTVCRNAEWIQRECAIPKDEYERIAAKFNPAEFDADAIAATAKAAGQQYVVMTAKHHEGYAMWPTEVNDYNLRDHSAFDPERDILAELEDATEREGVKLGFYYSIWDWHDPDAHDPATFPRYKQRMFAQLRELVENYHPAVLWFDGEWDTDNPFNPWTARDGEELEAFVRGLDPDIVINNRVGKRRVTDGDTGTPEQEIPAEEVRGQLWESCMTLNDHWGFARYDQNWKSPADLTRNLAAIAGRGGNYLLNVGPDSAGRVPPESVDRLRQVGEWLRTNGSAVRGAGVPGVVAEPAWGAVSRTGDELHASVFQWPGAGNSLELKATAPFEVTGARVLGSDQRVDAVRDGDTVRITPSGDPVGDAATVVELDIRPRQPTPEPRGTGLTARFWDNPDFAGEPVVTRTDPGVDYNWKYSGSPDAAVPSEGFSARWTGTVEPRFSEDYEITTVSDDTVRLWIDDRLVIDGTTPHEGAVDSAKVRLEAGRRHAIRLEQTERGGEAAMKLLWSSPNTSQRIIPAGQLFPPG